acagccaaaataagtaaataaatatctttttttaaaaatggtccctGACTTAACGATGGTTCAGCCTATGGTTTTTTTGCCTTTATGATGGTGCGAAAGCAACACaaattcagtagaaaccatacttggaattttgaattttaatcatTCCGGGGCTAGTGATGTTCCGTGCTGGGCAGTGCAGCCCCAGCTCCCGGCAGCCCCGCGCTCATGAGGGTGACCACCGACACACTTAAAACCATTCTGTACCAGACAACCACCTGCTTTTTCATCTTCAGTGAATTACATGAGCTATTCAACtcgttattataaaataggctttgtgttcgTTGATTTAGCCCAACTTTCAGCTAATGTGAGCGGTCCTCACATGGTCAAGCTGGGCCAGGTGAGCGGTGATGTGCGCTGGGTGAGGTGTAGACGGTGCACTTTGGACCTACGATAGTTTCACCCGACGATGGGTTTCTTGGGACATAACCCCATCGTAAGTCAAAGGAGATCTGTATTTCCTTCCGGTCCCTTCACTCTGCAGTCACTGGTGTTTAAACTCTTACCAATGTTATAAAAACATTAAAGGCCTGTTTGCAGGGGACGGACGGGCAAGTCTGGAGAAACGGGCCCTCCCAAGCGTTGCCCAGCTCCCCGCTCTGCACCGTCACGCTGGTCTGATACACGCCCTGTCGCCTGCTCAGCGCCCCCCCAAGCAACACCCTTCTCCCTGCTGAGGCTCCCTTCCCGCCTGTAAAATGGGACCCAACGCCCCACCCCAGCCCGACCCCGCCACACGGGGCTGTGAAGAccaggtaagggaggagccactTGTAAAGGACGGAGCTTTGAGCCGGCCAGTTTGAGCTCCTGCAGCTGGTCCTGCGGTCCCGTCGGGAGCCCCGCCCCCACGCGCACCTGCAGGGCGCTGAGGGACAGGCCTCGGGTCTGCAGCGCCGGGATGCGCTCGGCCAGGTAGCACTTCTTCTCAGCCTCTCGGTCCTCGAGTTCCTGCTCCCAGCACTCCTTGGCCTTGGCCAGCATCAGGCTCTGCGCAGGACAGAGCGCGCTGAGCGGGGCCCCTCGTCCCCCACCTGGCATCGGGGCACGAAGGGAAGGCGGGCCCCGACTGCGAGCTCAGCCCGGAGGAGGCCCAGACCACGCAGCCCTGGGCGCCTGGGAACAAGGCGGCCGCCAAGAGTGGGAGTGTGTGCGCGGCTGCGTGAGACCAAAGCCCGGGGGGCCACACACGAGCACGCGCTCGTGGACCCCGGACCTCACCGTCCTTCAATCTGCCTCTTACCATTTCTCATCTTTTTGGGCCCCAGAGCTCCTAAGAAAGAATCTCTTACCAGAATAAAGCAAGCCCTCTGGCCCCACCAGGGGTCCCACCCTGAAGTCGGTCCCGCCTCCTGCCAAGCCCCGGGTGGGTGCCAGGACCAGAATTCCGGTTCCCACCCGCTGGCCACGGGCTCTGGGCTCGGCCagactccctccaccccctcctcctccacccctcttccccctcctcctccacccctccccctccgccccctcctccacccctNNNNNNNNNNNNNNNNNNNNNNNNNNNNNNNNNNNNNNNNNNNNNNNNNNNNNNNNNNNNNNNNNNNNNNNNNNNNNNNNNNNNNNNNNNNNNNNNNNNNNNNNNNNNNNNNNNNNNNNNNNNNNNNNNNNNNNNNNNNNNNNNNNNNNNNNNNNNNNNNNNNNNNNNNNNNNNNNNNNNNNNNNNNNNNNNNNNNNNNNNNNNNNNNNNNNNNNNNNNNNNNNNNNNNNNNNNNNNNNNNNNNNNNNNNNNNNNNNNNNNNNNNNNNNNNNNNNNNNNNNNNNNNNNNNNNNNNNNNNNNNNNNNNNNNNNNNNNNNNNNNNNNNNNNNNNNNNNNNNNNNNNNNNNNNNNNNNNNNNNNNNNNNNNNNNNNNNNNNNNNNNNNNNNNNNNNNNNNNNNNNNNNNNNNNNNNNNNNNNNNNNNNNNNNNNNNNNNNNNNNNNNNNNNNNNNNNNNNNNNNccctcctcctccaccccctccaccccctcctcctccatcccttctcctcatcctccacctcctccccactctgGTCTCCCTCCTCTTTGACCTCCCACGACCCTCCCCCCCAGAGGTGCACTGCACCCCTCTGCCTCCCCGGACACCTCCCCAGAGCCGGGACCCCGCTCACCTTCAGCAGGAGTTTGCGGGAGGCAGTAATCTTGGGTTTTCtctgaggagaaagaggaggagagacggGTGAGGTGGGGGCTGCAGAACCGGAAATCTGGACCAGGCCAGGATGAGCGCCAGCCTGTCACCATCCTTACCCAGAATCCTCGCCTCAGGGTCCCTTAAAAGCTCACCTTGTGATTGAACCCCTCAGATGCAGAGACTCAGCTCCCTGACCGAGGGGCTGAGTCCTGCAAGACACTGCGTGGATCACGGGGTCTGGGCACccccttcctcatctgtgagtCAGGATGCTGAGACCCACCTTACCCGGTCCACAGAGGGACTACAGACAGAATGAGATCATGGGTGAGCACCGGCTTCGAGCAGCGTGCGTGAGGCATGCGGCCTGGCGCTCTGGGGCAATGCTGTGTCACGTCAGAGAAGTAAGCCGTGAGTTCCCTCGATAAAGAAGCTCATCTCTTTAGACGTCAAAACTTTTCTTGATGTCAACACAATCCATATAAATTGCTCTCAGTtatgaaaacaatattttctcttattaaaaatGCTTGACACCTCTTCCTGACTAGATACATCCTAATAGGTCTTGGCCCTGTGGCAGTGTCCCCAAGGGAAGCGAGAGGGGGGCTGCTCCATCCCTGTCTCCGAGGGCTCCTGTCTCCTCCTGGACACAGGTGGTCACTTCTCGTGCTACTGgtgaccacccccaccccccacccccgcaactGCAGCTACTCTGCTGAGCCCTGGCCACAGCTTGGGTTtgctattcttctttttttttttttttttttctttttccggtacgcgggcctctcaccgccgtggcccctcccaccgcggagcacaggctccggacgcgcaggctcagcggccacggctcacgggcccagccgctccgcgg
This genomic stretch from Physeter macrocephalus isolate SW-GA unplaced genomic scaffold, ASM283717v5 random_117, whole genome shotgun sequence harbors:
- the LOC114484878 gene encoding uncharacterized protein, with the protein product MPGLAGQVVAVQGVWTRPDAPPPPPRTSTSLLSDICAPGDVLWGLVTEDGPGGPLTDLSQLITIHVNGAPWSPSVDRRKPKITASRKLLLKSLMLAKAKECWEQELEDREAEKKCYLAERIPALQTRGLSLSALQVRVGAGLPTGPQDQLQELKLAGSKLRPLQVAPPLPGLHSPVWRGRAGVGRWVPFYRREGSLSREKGVAWGGAEQATGRVSDQRDGAERGAGQRLGGPVSPDLPVRPLQTGL